The DNA segment GCAATGCCTGCGTCAGCGAGGCACCGAGCCCGCGCGAGGTACCCGTGATGATGATCAGATGCGTTGCTGCGGTCGATGCTGCGGTCATGGTCAAGATTGTCCCGGCAGGTGAGAGGCCGCACCTGCCGCCGCCGCACGCCGATCCTTGCCGGGGGCGCGTGGCGGCGGCGCGGCGCCGCTGCGTGGTTACAGCCCTTGCTTCAGGCTGGCTACGATGAAGGGATCCAGGTCGCCGTCCAGCACCTTCTGCGTGTTGGACATTTCCACGTTGGTGCGCAGATCCTTGATGCGGCTCTGGTCCAGCACGTACGAGCGGATCTGGTGGCCCCAGCCCACATCGGTCTTGGACGACTCCAGCTTGTCGGCTTCGGCCTGGCGCTTGCGCATTTCGTGCTCATACAGCCGCGACTTCAGCATCGACATGGCTTCGGCGCGGTTGCGGTGCTGCGAGCGGTCGTTCTGGCACTGCACCACAATGCCGGTCGGGATGTGCGTGATCCGCACGGCCGAATCGGTCTTGTTGATGTGCTGGCCGCCCGCGCCGGAGGCACGGTAGGTATCCACGCGCAGGTCCGCCGGATTGACGTCGACCTCGAACGATTCGTCGACCTCGGGGTAGACGAAGACCGACGAGAACGACGTGTGGCGGCCGCCCGACGAATCGAACGGCGACTTGCGCACCAGGCGGTGCACGCCGGTTTCCGTGCGCAGGTAGCCGAACGCGTACTCGCCCTCGACCTTGATCGTGGCGCTCTTGATGCCCGCCACGTCGCCTTCCGACTCTTCCAGCACTTCGGCCTTGAAGCCCTTGCGCTCGCAATACTTCAGGTACTGGCGCAGCAGCATCGACGCCCAGTCGCAGGCTTCGGTGCCACCGGCGCCGGCCTGGATGTCGATAAAGGCGTTGGCCTGGTCCATTTCGCCGGAGAACATGCGGCGGAATTCCATGTCGGCGACGATGGCTTCGAAGCCGGAAACGTCGGTCTCGATGGCTTCCAGCGTGTCGTCGTCGCCTTCTTCGCGGGCGAGTTCGAACAGCTCGTCGGCACCGCTAAGGTCGTCCGTGAGCTTGCTGAGCACGCCGACCACGCCCTCCAGCATTTTCTTTTCCTTGCCGAGATCCTGGGCCCGCTTGGGGTTGTTCCAGACCTCGGGGTCCTCGAGTTCGCCGTTGACTTCGTCGAGTCGTCCTACTTTGACATCGTAGTCAAAGATACCCCCGTAGATCTTCCGTTCGCGAACGGAGATCAGAGATGGCACCGGAGATGGCGTTGAGGCGTTCTGCTTCCATGATGTTCCTGCGCTTTCAAAACCTTGAATTATAGCGGATCGGGGGCTTTTGCCCCGGCTCTGATCGCGTCTGTTGCGCGATTTCGAACGGTTTGCCCCCTGGAGGGTCTACAGTTGCGGGTGCGTCATGGCAGACTCGAACGCGCCGTCGGCCCAAGGCCGGCCACCCGGCAGGCTTCAAGTCAAGGACAGGGAGGGACGATAAGTACGTGATGAAGCAAAGCAACCACGACAAGACGAACGCGCGGCGCCGAGCGCTTGGCCTGCTGGCCGCCGCCGCGGCGGCGTGCCTGGCCGCGGGCTGCGGCACCCTGGCCAGCGAGCCCGCGCCTGATGGTTACTACCGGGTGCAGAGCGGCGACACCCTGTACACCGTGGCCCGGCGGCACAAGCGCGCCGTGCGCGACCTGGTGCGCTGGAACCAGCTGCCCAGCGCGGACCGGATCGAAGTCGGGCAACTGCTTCGGGTCCGCCCGCCAGTCGGCGCCAGCGCCGGCACGGCGGCTGGCAACGGCCCGGTGGCGGTCGGGGACACCCCGCGGGTGGATAACAGCGCACCGTCGCGTGCGCCCGCCACCAGCATCCGCCTGCAATGGCCGGCCGACGGCCGCGTGACCGCTGGCTATGGGCCGCCTGCCAGCAAGGGCCTGCGTATCAACACGGCGCCCGGCAGCGTGGTGCGCGCGGCCGCCGCCGGCAAGG comes from the Cupriavidus basilensis genome and includes:
- a CDS encoding peptidoglycan DD-metalloendopeptidase family protein, which codes for MKQSNHDKTNARRRALGLLAAAAAACLAAGCGTLASEPAPDGYYRVQSGDTLYTVARRHKRAVRDLVRWNQLPSADRIEVGQLLRVRPPVGASAGTAAGNGPVAVGDTPRVDNSAPSRAPATSIRLQWPADGRVTAGYGPPASKGLRINTAPGSVVRAAAAGKAIHVGDLRGYGMLVIIKHDDNWLTVYGNLDKPSVSEGAQVSSGQEVGRMGTADSELHFEVRNNGKPVDPAGLLPSRG
- the prfB gene encoding peptide chain release factor 2 (programmed frameshift), which gives rise to MEAERLNAISGAISDLRSRTEDLRGYLDYDVKVGRLDEVNGELEDPEVWNNPKRAQDLGKEKKMLEGVVGVLSKLTDDLSGADELFELAREEGDDDTLEAIETDVSGFEAIVADMEFRRMFSGEMDQANAFIDIQAGAGGTEACDWASMLLRQYLKYCERKGFKAEVLEESEGDVAGIKSATIKVEGEYAFGYLRTETGVHRLVRKSPFDSSGGRHTSFSSVFVYPEVDESFEVDVNPADLRVDTYRASGAGGQHINKTDSAVRITHIPTGIVVQCQNDRSQHRNRAEAMSMLKSRLYEHEMRKRQAEADKLESSKTDVGWGHQIRSYVLDQSRIKDLRTNVEMSNTQKVLDGDLDPFIVASLKQGL